The Sulfurospirillum halorespirans DSM 13726 genome has a window encoding:
- a CDS encoding helix-turn-helix transcriptional regulator encodes MDKLYRLANVLQIVNKKEGSWRNLMKLKKAPSPIYLGSRSPRWRESELMEYLKDPIAYEINLQNKSK; translated from the coding sequence ATGGATAAATTATATCGTCTTGCAAATGTACTTCAAATAGTTAATAAAAAAGAAGGTAGCTGGCGCAATCTAATGAAATTAAAAAAAGCGCCTTCTCCCATCTATTTAGGCTCTAGGAGCCCACGGTGGAGGGAAAGTGAATTAATGGAATATTTAAAAGATCCTATAGCTTATGAAATAAATCTACAAAATAAATCTAAATAA
- a CDS encoding helix-turn-helix domain-containing protein, which yields MQFNANYFIDRLLDYYKVATIVALSSKMQISQQTITSWRTRNSVSAIRKKCRELGIYHDIFNNLISSNNNFQNANLSGGATGVEIGSINKSIHSIANNDFGCDDLVKSLVKELCKKYKDDMDTLKTLLFQLTLQK from the coding sequence ATGCAGTTTAATGCAAATTATTTTATCGACCGATTACTTGATTACTATAAAGTTGCAACCATTGTTGCACTATCTTCTAAAATGCAAATATCGCAACAAACTATAACGTCATGGCGGACACGTAATTCTGTTTCAGCAATTCGTAAAAAGTGCCGAGAATTAGGTATTTATCACGATATTTTTAATAATTTAATATCTTCAAACAATAATTTTCAAAATGCAAATTTAAGTGGCGGTGCTACTGGAGTTGAAATTGGCTCCATAAACAAATCAATTCATTCTATTGCGAATAATGATTTTGGTTGTGATGATCTTGTCAAATCTCTTGTTAAAGAGCTTTGCAAGAAATATAAAGACGATATGGACACTCTTAAAACTTTATTGTTTCAACTAACTCTCCAGAAGTAA
- a CDS encoding tyrosine-type recombinase/integrase — translation MAKSIIPLSEMQIKNAKRKEKDYKLYDGDGLYIIIWSKKERNKRWGFDYRFQGTRKTISFGTYPEITLAQARKLRQESKEKIFKSIDPSQERKDNKKELAHCTTLQNISEEWFNIKAGKLAQTTIQKKKSFLVNHVYISIGQKDIKTISRLEVIAILKEIQNKGAFEVADRVLNMLNNIWRYAVTMQIVEHNIIADIEKSMVIQAQERRHFPTITDSQEVGALLRAIDGYKGDINTKLALMISPYIFLRSSNIRSLEWKEIDFEKREIRIPAAKMKMKAPHIVPLTDRTIEILKHAYSINAHCSLYVFPSSISNIKIMSENTLNYALRRLGYSKEEIVYHGFRAMASTILHEQISEHGIHSDAIERQLAHAERSGVKAAYNHAEYLKERKILMQWWSDYLDQLKLSI, via the coding sequence ATGGCTAAGTCGATTATACCGCTATCTGAGATGCAGATAAAAAATGCTAAGCGAAAAGAAAAAGACTATAAACTTTATGATGGTGATGGACTATATATTATTATTTGGTCTAAAAAAGAACGAAATAAAAGATGGGGTTTTGATTACAGATTTCAAGGTACACGAAAAACAATCTCTTTTGGAACATATCCAGAAATAACACTTGCACAAGCTAGAAAGTTAAGACAGGAATCAAAAGAAAAAATATTCAAGAGCATTGATCCGTCTCAAGAGCGTAAAGATAATAAAAAAGAATTGGCACATTGTACAACTCTACAAAATATATCAGAAGAATGGTTTAATATAAAAGCTGGAAAACTTGCTCAAACAACTATTCAAAAGAAAAAAAGCTTTTTAGTTAATCATGTATATATTAGTATTGGGCAAAAGGATATCAAAACAATTAGTCGTTTAGAAGTAATAGCTATATTAAAAGAAATCCAAAATAAAGGTGCTTTTGAAGTAGCTGATCGAGTTTTAAACATGCTCAATAATATTTGGCGTTATGCTGTTACTATGCAAATTGTTGAGCATAATATTATTGCCGATATTGAAAAAAGTATGGTTATTCAAGCGCAAGAGCGTAGGCATTTCCCAACAATAACAGATTCACAAGAAGTTGGTGCCCTCCTCCGCGCTATTGATGGCTACAAAGGTGATATTAACACTAAACTAGCTTTGATGATTTCACCTTATATTTTTTTACGGTCTTCTAATATAAGATCATTAGAGTGGAAAGAAATAGATTTTGAAAAAAGAGAAATTAGAATTCCAGCAGCTAAAATGAAAATGAAAGCTCCTCATATTGTTCCACTTACAGATCGAACAATAGAAATTTTGAAACACGCATATTCAATTAATGCACATTGTAGTCTATATGTTTTCCCTTCTTCAATCTCTAATATAAAAATAATGAGTGAAAACACGCTTAACTATGCTCTGAGACGGTTAGGATATTCAAAAGAAGAAATTGTCTATCATGGATTTCGCGCAATGGCTTCAACAATCTTACATGAACAAATCAGTGAGCATGGAATTCATAGTGATGCTATAGAAAGGCAATTGGCTCACGCTGAACGCTCTGGTGTAAAAGCCGCATACAATCATGCTGAATATTTAAAAGAAAGAAAGATATTAATGCAATGGTGGAGTGATTATTTAGACCAGTTGAAGTTAAGTATTTAA
- a CDS encoding HU family DNA-binding protein: MKKAEFIQAVSEKAGLSKKDSQKAVDAALEAISEALVSGKDVSFIGFGTFSTATRAARKARVPGTNRVVDVAKTTAVKFKVGKKLKDAVAKA, translated from the coding sequence ATGAAAAAAGCGGAATTTATCCAAGCAGTCTCTGAGAAAGCAGGTCTTTCTAAGAAAGATAGTCAAAAAGCTGTCGATGCAGCTTTAGAAGCAATCAGCGAAGCACTAGTTTCTGGCAAAGATGTAAGCTTTATCGGTTTTGGTACATTTAGTACTGCTACAAGAGCTGCTAGAAAAGCTAGAGTTCCTGGTACAAACAGAGTCGTTGATGTTGCAAAAACAACAGCTGTTAAATTTAAAGTTGGTAAAAAACTTAAAGACGCTGTAGCAAAAGCTTAA
- the flgL gene encoding flagellar hook-associated protein FlgL, whose amino-acid sequence MRITNNLLYTNSIRNYRTASEKLYDVNQQIASGLKIQNSYEDTGIYVDTMRLNSELSSLEQASESSSKASSFATNTDSTLSDITEQLENFKTLLTQAANESNSTTSLEAIAVELETIYEQIKSLSNTSINGQYLFSGSALGTEPISSDGTYNGNGESLTAVVGSGLELAYNVDGESLFLGSDSEYTKTISTNVAMLNQTSLYPEVMDSSGTNSSSTEEYLTEDDTIRDMVGDTDSDATNDPDTVFYLSGRDADGETFSTKITMSSTSSVSDLLESIGSAYGNTSTNQVVDVTMNANGQIEVTDLTGGNNVIEMNLFAAVDRDAAAGTSGDADQNSVEDLVAQSNVDIIEFNASNYSTTNSASTIASRADTYESDIYYIGYPLEDSSGDAAESTTLLSDIMPSNVDSILVGATTLSVTATTTVQDLLNTISTETGGTARIEDGQLIVESTAAVSIQLTAQDATTTATAGFSIPDAANYTARGFEKDGNELTGNVSQVVIATNEYATATTKLSEVSGVDTLDGKSLTLDYTDKNGNSNTATINLSDAGSTVSVDLNGDGDTTDTDEIFTIYDGSGNVTAADDVTYQQLTDVISMLTSGSLPTDGVPAASTDYEEYNYALKTAASSVEVELDDEGKITILDKTSSESKIELSMYDSDTGDYSGTTSTALSFMANDAVTTESPSIDLFSQLEEMIEAVRSGTFRMDSESDDPRNMGIQNALAVIDHIADHVEKEHTKIGALSNALTSANETAETLTTSITTIQTDIVGVDLTEAYLEYTSISTSYQTMLSTISKVMSMSLADYM is encoded by the coding sequence ATGAGAATCACAAATAACCTTTTGTACACTAATTCAATTCGTAACTATCGAACTGCCAGTGAAAAGCTTTATGATGTTAACCAACAAATAGCCTCTGGTCTAAAGATACAAAACAGTTACGAAGACACAGGAATATATGTTGATACCATGCGTTTAAATTCTGAACTGAGCTCCCTTGAACAAGCCTCTGAAAGTAGTTCCAAAGCAAGTTCATTTGCAACTAATACGGACTCAACCTTAAGCGATATTACGGAACAGCTTGAAAACTTTAAAACATTACTAACACAAGCTGCCAATGAATCAAACTCTACAACAAGTTTAGAAGCAATTGCAGTTGAATTAGAAACAATCTATGAACAAATTAAAAGTTTATCTAATACATCAATTAACGGACAGTATCTTTTTTCTGGTTCAGCTTTGGGTACAGAACCTATTAGTAGTGATGGAACGTATAATGGAAATGGTGAGAGTTTAACGGCTGTTGTTGGTTCGGGTCTGGAGCTTGCCTATAATGTGGATGGTGAATCACTTTTCTTAGGCAGTGATAGTGAATATACCAAAACAATTTCTACGAATGTTGCAATGCTCAATCAAACATCACTTTATCCTGAAGTCATGGATTCATCAGGGACTAATAGCTCTTCGACAGAAGAGTATCTCACTGAAGATGATACGATACGTGATATGGTTGGCGATACAGACAGTGATGCCACGAACGATCCTGATACCGTTTTTTATCTTTCGGGTCGCGATGCTGATGGCGAAACATTTAGTACAAAAATAACCATGAGTTCAACATCTTCTGTTTCAGATCTTTTAGAGAGCATTGGTTCTGCTTATGGTAATACATCGACTAATCAAGTGGTTGATGTCACGATGAATGCCAATGGCCAAATTGAAGTGACGGATTTGACGGGAGGCAATAATGTGATTGAGATGAATCTCTTTGCTGCAGTGGATCGTGATGCTGCCGCGGGAACTTCTGGAGATGCCGATCAAAACAGTGTTGAAGATCTTGTTGCTCAAAGTAATGTTGATATTATTGAATTTAATGCAAGTAACTACTCAACAACCAATTCAGCTTCTACGATAGCATCACGTGCGGATACTTATGAATCAGATATTTATTATATTGGGTATCCTCTTGAAGATAGCAGTGGCGATGCAGCAGAATCAACAACGCTTTTAAGCGATATAATGCCCTCAAATGTTGATAGTATTTTAGTGGGTGCGACAACGTTATCTGTAACGGCTACTACAACAGTTCAAGATCTATTAAATACTATTTCAACTGAAACAGGAGGAACGGCACGTATCGAAGATGGACAACTGATTGTTGAGAGTACAGCCGCAGTGAGTATTCAGCTCACGGCACAAGATGCCACCACAACTGCTACGGCTGGTTTTAGTATTCCAGATGCTGCCAATTATACTGCTCGTGGTTTTGAAAAAGATGGCAATGAACTGACTGGGAATGTCTCTCAGGTAGTCATTGCAACCAATGAGTATGCAACGGCCACCACAAAGTTGAGTGAAGTCTCAGGTGTTGATACCTTAGACGGTAAGTCTTTAACATTAGATTATACTGATAAAAATGGTAATAGTAATACGGCAACTATCAACCTAAGTGATGCTGGAAGTACCGTTTCAGTAGATCTGAATGGTGATGGTGACACTACGGATACGGATGAAATATTTACAATTTACGATGGAAGTGGCAACGTAACAGCAGCGGATGATGTAACGTATCAGCAACTTACAGACGTCATTAGCATGCTTACTTCTGGAAGTCTACCAACAGATGGCGTACCTGCTGCGTCAACGGATTATGAAGAGTACAATTATGCCCTCAAAACAGCCGCAAGTAGTGTTGAAGTTGAATTAGATGATGAAGGTAAAATTACTATTTTGGATAAAACTTCCTCTGAGTCCAAAATAGAGTTGTCAATGTATGACAGTGATACAGGTGATTATAGTGGAACAACTAGCACAGCCCTCTCTTTTATGGCGAATGATGCTGTAACAACTGAAAGCCCTTCGATTGATCTTTTTTCTCAACTTGAAGAGATGATTGAAGCTGTTCGATCTGGTACATTCCGTATGGATTCAGAATCAGACGATCCTCGCAATATGGGTATACAAAATGCTTTGGCTGTTATTGATCATATTGCAGATCATGTTGAAAAAGAACATACTAAAATTGGTGCGCTATCCAATGCTCTTACAAGTGCAAATGAGACAGCTGAGACTCTTACAACGAGTATTACAACGATTCAGACTGATATTGTTGGCGTTGATTTAACCGAAGCTTATTTAGAATACACCTCTATTTCGACCTCGTATCAAACGATGTTGTCGACAATTTCTAAGGTGATGTCAATGTCTCTAGCGGATTACATGTAA
- a CDS encoding FtsK/SpoIIIE family DNA translocase → MGVATILPDASVVGKFGAFLGQFNQHAFGYAAFIYPFVLIFPAFTLYKESRLTERRIGVFLASTILLFTFLMAQSIIIKSELYGSFGRAIVDMLIASIGIMGVWLFIVAIFLLSMTLLVESSISDFLTIMKPTFTKTKIKEYQAEEEPTVDTKKSRVIKKEVSAPKEKIVLNDDLPDENPVIIEPLYPENAEPKKSLVHLKSTKKVEILSEVAENTKLLSEIDQGECDKPKDFKLPPLSFLANPPAKVVHVNESEIDQKIQDLLEKLRRFKIEGDVVRTYSGPVVTTFEFKPAPHVKVSRILTLQDDLAMALKAKTIRIQAPIPGKDVVGIEVPNQKIETIYLKEILESDIFKKSSSPLTIALGKDIVGNAFVTDLKKLPHLLIAGTTGSGKSVGINAMLLSLLYRNSPDTLRFLMIDPKMLEFSIYNDIPHLLTPVITKPKQAIVALANMVSEMERRYQIMSRSKTKNIENYNEKAKAIGVEPLPYIVIIIDELADLMMTSGKDVEFYIARLAQMARASGIHLVVATQRPSVDVVTGLIKANLPSRISFKVGQKIDSKVILDAMGADSLLGNGDMLFTPPGTSGLIRLHAPYTSEDEIDRVVEYLKKQRPVVYDESFLKESEEGFSASSSSKDSGELDELFDDAKAIVLNERKSSISYIQRRLNIGYNRAATIVEQLEAMGILSSQNAKGQREIIVN, encoded by the coding sequence TTGGGCGTAGCAACCATTTTACCCGATGCTTCTGTTGTGGGAAAATTTGGTGCATTTCTTGGGCAATTCAATCAACATGCCTTTGGGTATGCGGCTTTTATCTATCCGTTTGTCTTGATATTTCCCGCGTTTACACTCTATAAAGAGAGTAGACTCACAGAGCGACGTATTGGGGTGTTTTTAGCTTCTACTATTCTGCTGTTTACTTTTTTAATGGCGCAGTCTATTATTATCAAGAGTGAATTGTATGGTTCTTTTGGGCGTGCTATCGTTGATATGTTGATCGCTTCTATTGGTATTATGGGTGTGTGGCTTTTTATTGTTGCCATCTTTCTTCTCTCTATGACACTGTTGGTAGAATCGAGTATCAGCGATTTTCTCACGATTATGAAGCCGACTTTTACCAAAACGAAAATCAAAGAGTATCAAGCCGAAGAGGAACCAACGGTTGATACAAAAAAAAGTCGCGTTATCAAAAAAGAGGTTTCAGCTCCTAAAGAAAAAATCGTGCTTAACGATGATCTTCCCGATGAAAACCCTGTTATTATTGAACCACTGTATCCTGAAAATGCAGAGCCAAAAAAATCGCTGGTTCATCTTAAAAGCACTAAAAAAGTGGAGATTCTCAGTGAAGTAGCGGAAAATACCAAACTACTTTCTGAGATTGATCAAGGTGAATGCGACAAACCCAAAGATTTCAAACTGCCACCACTGTCTTTTTTGGCTAATCCTCCTGCCAAAGTTGTGCATGTCAATGAGAGCGAGATCGATCAAAAAATTCAAGACCTTTTAGAGAAACTCAGACGCTTTAAAATTGAAGGTGATGTTGTACGCACGTACTCTGGCCCTGTGGTTACAACGTTTGAATTTAAACCTGCACCTCACGTTAAAGTCTCACGTATCTTAACGCTTCAAGATGACCTTGCGATGGCGTTAAAAGCAAAGACGATTCGTATCCAAGCTCCAATTCCTGGTAAAGATGTTGTGGGCATTGAGGTACCCAATCAAAAAATAGAGACTATTTATCTTAAAGAGATTTTAGAGAGTGATATTTTTAAAAAGTCATCGTCTCCTTTAACAATTGCACTGGGTAAAGACATTGTGGGTAATGCCTTTGTAACCGATCTTAAAAAATTGCCTCACTTACTCATAGCCGGAACAACGGGCAGTGGTAAAAGTGTGGGCATTAATGCGATGCTACTTTCACTTTTATACCGCAATTCACCCGATACCTTGCGCTTTTTGATGATTGATCCTAAGATGTTGGAGTTTTCGATTTACAACGACATTCCGCATCTTTTAACACCTGTTATTACGAAGCCTAAGCAAGCCATTGTGGCACTGGCTAATATGGTCAGCGAGATGGAGCGACGTTATCAAATTATGAGTCGTTCCAAAACCAAAAATATTGAAAATTACAATGAAAAAGCAAAAGCAATTGGTGTAGAGCCATTGCCTTACATTGTCATTATTATTGATGAGTTAGCGGATCTTATGATGACGAGTGGTAAAGATGTTGAATTTTACATTGCGCGTTTGGCTCAAATGGCACGTGCGAGTGGAATTCACCTCGTAGTCGCGACGCAACGACCTTCGGTGGATGTTGTGACAGGTCTTATTAAGGCAAACTTACCTTCTCGTATTAGTTTTAAAGTAGGGCAGAAAATCGACTCAAAAGTCATTTTAGATGCTATGGGAGCTGATTCACTGCTTGGAAATGGCGATATGCTTTTCACACCTCCTGGCACTTCGGGACTCATTCGTTTGCATGCTCCTTACACCAGTGAAGATGAGATTGACCGAGTGGTTGAATACCTCAAGAAACAGCGCCCCGTCGTATACGACGAGAGTTTTCTTAAGGAGAGTGAAGAGGGCTTTTCAGCTTCGTCTAGCAGCAAAGACAGTGGTGAGTTGGATGAGCTTTTTGACGACGCAAAAGCCATTGTCCTTAATGAAAGAAAGAGCTCAATTTCTTATATTCAAAGAAGATTGAATATTGGCTATAATAGGGCAGCGACGATTGTCGAGCAACTGGAGGCTATGGGAATACTCTCTTCTCAAAACGCTAAAGGGCAGCGTGAGATCATCGTAAACTAA
- the acnB gene encoding bifunctional aconitate hydratase 2/2-methylisocitrate dehydratase, giving the protein MSFFQAYEAEVNERAKLGVPPLPLDAKKTAEVVELLKKEEGDQAFLRDLLANRVPPGVDEAAYVKAAFLNDVAQKNVTCKAISPVYAIELLGTMFGGYNVQPLVDALSSKDEAVARAACNALKHTVLVYSSFNDIEALCKTNAYAKEVMTSWANAEWFTNKPSLAEKITVAVLKVAGETNTDDLSPASEAFTRSDIPLHANAMLVKRLPGSIEKIKELIAKGYEVAYVGDVVGTGSSRKSGINSIQWFMGREILNVPNKKTGGLILGSTIAPIFFNTAEDSGALPIEVNVEGLETGDLIDVYPLIGKIEKNGKVVGEFKLSPNTLADEYRAGGRIPLIIGRGLTTKARASLGMGAETIFAKPEQPEEQKGVGYTLAQKMVGRACGVEGVRAGMYVEPHTLTVGSQDTTGPMTRDEIKELAALGFSADLVMQSFCHTAAYPKPSDVKLHHTLPAFITSRSGVSLNAGDGVIHSWLNRMVLPDTVGTGGDSHTRFPIGISFPAGSGLVAFAAVTGSMPLNMPESVLVRFKGEMQPGITLRDLVNAIPYYAIKKGLLTVPKKNKKNIFAGKILEIEGLPKLKVEQAFELSDASAERSAAACAVALDVEPIVEYLKSNITLLEAMVKAGYADAKTLQRRADKMKAWIADPKLLKADANAQYAEVIEIDLAEIKEPILACPNDPDDVATLSEVLADDNRPKKIDEVFVGSCMTNIGHYRALGEVLQGEGKVPTTLWIAPPTKMDKDQLTNEGYYSIFGTSGARIEIPGCSLCMGNQANVKEGAVVFSTSTRNFDNRMGPNSKVYLGSAELAALCALLGRLPSVEEYMSLVPKKLAGKTDKVYKYLNFNLIEDYELAN; this is encoded by the coding sequence ATGAGTTTTTTCCAAGCGTATGAAGCAGAAGTGAATGAAAGAGCAAAGTTAGGGGTTCCTCCTTTACCTCTTGATGCCAAAAAGACAGCCGAGGTAGTAGAGCTTTTAAAGAAAGAGGAGGGTGATCAAGCCTTTTTAAGAGATTTGTTGGCAAATCGTGTACCACCTGGTGTGGATGAAGCCGCCTATGTCAAAGCAGCTTTTCTGAACGATGTCGCTCAAAAAAACGTTACATGTAAAGCAATCTCTCCTGTCTACGCGATAGAACTTTTAGGAACCATGTTTGGTGGCTACAATGTTCAACCCCTCGTTGATGCACTCAGTTCAAAAGATGAAGCCGTAGCGCGTGCCGCCTGTAATGCACTCAAACATACAGTGCTCGTTTATAGCTCATTTAACGACATTGAAGCTCTCTGTAAAACCAACGCTTATGCGAAAGAAGTGATGACCTCTTGGGCAAATGCGGAGTGGTTTACCAATAAACCTTCTCTTGCTGAAAAAATCACGGTGGCTGTTTTAAAAGTAGCTGGTGAAACCAATACCGATGATCTCAGTCCTGCAAGCGAAGCGTTTACCAGAAGTGACATTCCTCTTCATGCCAATGCGATGTTGGTTAAAAGACTCCCTGGTTCGATTGAAAAGATTAAAGAGCTTATTGCAAAAGGCTATGAGGTCGCTTATGTCGGTGATGTTGTAGGCACAGGAAGCAGTCGTAAGTCTGGCATTAACTCCATTCAATGGTTCATGGGTCGTGAAATCCTCAATGTTCCGAATAAAAAAACAGGTGGCTTGATCTTAGGATCGACCATTGCGCCTATTTTCTTCAACACCGCCGAAGACAGCGGTGCGCTTCCGATCGAAGTCAACGTGGAAGGCTTGGAAACGGGTGATCTTATTGATGTTTATCCTCTGATTGGTAAAATCGAAAAAAATGGCAAAGTCGTTGGAGAGTTTAAACTTTCCCCAAATACCTTAGCTGATGAGTACCGAGCAGGTGGACGTATCCCGCTTATCATTGGTCGTGGCCTTACGACAAAAGCACGAGCGAGCCTTGGTATGGGCGCTGAAACTATCTTTGCCAAACCAGAGCAACCTGAAGAGCAAAAAGGTGTTGGTTACACGTTGGCTCAAAAAATGGTCGGACGAGCATGTGGCGTAGAAGGTGTTCGAGCTGGCATGTATGTGGAACCGCATACCTTAACGGTTGGTAGTCAAGATACCACAGGACCAATGACCAGAGATGAAATCAAAGAGCTTGCAGCACTTGGCTTTAGTGCCGATCTTGTGATGCAAAGTTTTTGCCACACGGCTGCTTACCCCAAACCAAGTGATGTCAAACTTCACCATACGCTTCCAGCTTTTATCACCTCACGCTCAGGTGTGAGTCTCAACGCGGGCGATGGTGTTATTCACTCATGGCTTAACCGTATGGTGCTTCCAGACACCGTAGGAACGGGTGGAGACAGTCATACACGTTTCCCGATTGGTATCTCTTTTCCTGCAGGTTCAGGTCTTGTCGCCTTTGCCGCTGTGACAGGAAGTATGCCGCTTAATATGCCTGAATCGGTTTTGGTACGTTTTAAAGGTGAAATGCAACCGGGTATCACACTTCGTGATCTTGTCAATGCGATTCCCTACTATGCGATCAAAAAAGGGCTTTTAACCGTTCCTAAAAAAAATAAAAAGAATATTTTTGCAGGAAAAATCCTTGAAATCGAAGGGCTTCCAAAACTCAAAGTTGAACAAGCGTTTGAACTGAGTGACGCTTCAGCAGAGCGAAGTGCCGCAGCGTGTGCCGTAGCGCTTGATGTTGAACCCATCGTTGAGTATCTCAAATCCAATATTACGCTCCTTGAAGCGATGGTCAAAGCAGGTTATGCGGATGCCAAAACATTGCAACGAAGAGCTGATAAAATGAAAGCGTGGATAGCTGATCCTAAGCTTTTAAAAGCGGATGCGAATGCGCAGTATGCCGAAGTCATTGAAATTGACCTTGCTGAGATCAAAGAGCCAATTTTAGCATGTCCGAATGATCCAGATGATGTCGCAACGCTGAGCGAAGTGCTTGCCGATGATAATCGTCCTAAGAAAATCGACGAAGTTTTTGTGGGAAGTTGTATGACGAACATTGGTCATTACCGTGCGCTTGGTGAAGTATTACAAGGCGAAGGCAAAGTGCCAACCACACTGTGGATCGCACCTCCTACAAAAATGGACAAAGATCAACTCACCAACGAAGGGTATTATTCCATCTTTGGAACATCAGGAGCGCGTATTGAAATTCCTGGGTGTTCACTCTGTATGGGAAATCAAGCCAATGTTAAAGAAGGTGCGGTTGTCTTCTCCACATCAACCCGTAACTTTGATAACCGTATGGGGCCCAACTCCAAAGTCTATCTCGGTAGCGCTGAGTTAGCGGCACTTTGCGCACTTTTGGGACGCCTTCCAAGCGTGGAAGAATACATGAGCTTAGTGCCAAAAAAATTAGCAGGTAAGACAGATAAAGTCTATAAATACCTCAATTTTAACCTCATAGAAGATTACGAACTCGCGAATTAA
- a CDS encoding FKBP-type peptidyl-prolyl cis-trans isomerase, whose translation MIITKNCLVTLDYTVFDTENNLLDSGVTPLVYLHGGYGDVFEKIEKTLEGKSVGESIHIQLSPKEAFGEYKQEFVLIEERTMFEDDLEVGQNVEMVFSEDDESEIMLTYAVVEILEDRVILDANHPLSGLSIIFDGTVIGVRDATSDEIEKRLLGHEESLVAHQD comes from the coding sequence TTGATTATCACTAAAAACTGCCTTGTAACCCTTGACTACACTGTTTTTGACACGGAAAACAACCTTTTGGACAGTGGAGTTACACCGCTTGTTTATCTGCATGGAGGGTACGGCGATGTTTTTGAAAAAATCGAAAAAACACTTGAAGGTAAAAGTGTGGGAGAGAGTATTCACATTCAACTCTCACCCAAAGAGGCATTTGGAGAGTACAAGCAAGAGTTTGTTTTAATCGAAGAGCGCACGATGTTTGAAGATGATTTGGAAGTCGGGCAAAATGTTGAAATGGTCTTTAGCGAAGATGATGAGAGCGAGATCATGTTAACGTACGCGGTGGTTGAAATCCTAGAAGATCGCGTTATTTTAGATGCCAACCATCCTCTCTCAGGTCTTAGCATCATCTTTGATGGTACCGTCATCGGAGTCCGAGATGCAACCAGTGATGAAATTGAGAAAAGACTCCTCGGGCATGAAGAGTCTTTAGTCGCACACCAAGACTAA